One part of the [Synechococcus] sp. NIES-970 genome encodes these proteins:
- a CDS encoding cell envelope-related transcriptional attenuator domain containing protein gives MPATKSSQTNQRPSTATQPAKKVKAKIAQKSAAKKRRPLSPWHWLMIWCGLTGVSIVSATAGALLAVSLSSTPLRQTPLAPEELDVFSQDEAIAKQSLRLPELTRPVNILLLGTKVLTSDVNDENSEDLGYHALINSFEGLSDTMLLLRFDPAAQRLSLLSIPRDTQVNIPGYGTSKVNHANAYGGAVLAAKTVSETLGGVEIDRYIRVNVQGIGKLIDALGGVTVYVPQDMRYQDDSQRLYINLQKGEQHLDGERALQFLRFRYDEFGDIGRVQRQQSLIRAVLEQGLTPSNLVRFPQIMSIIQSHIDTNLSVQELIALAGFASQVNRSDMQMVMLPGEFSGDGRDGNVSYWLPHRNSISRVMAQHFELSTNYTASRDLPSPGSIRIAIQDSTGNPQAVRSLLERLNEAGYTRVSIARDWSEPLENTRIVAQRGDDLTASEMRASLGFGEVRVESTGVLNSDITIQLGRDWLMLANSTPSRPTTFN, from the coding sequence GTGCCTGCAACAAAGTCATCCCAAACAAATCAACGTCCGTCTACAGCAACTCAACCAGCAAAAAAAGTTAAAGCCAAAATTGCTCAAAAGTCTGCAGCAAAAAAACGTCGTCCCCTTTCCCCTTGGCACTGGCTGATGATTTGGTGTGGCTTGACTGGGGTGTCGATTGTCTCAGCAACGGCTGGTGCCCTCTTAGCGGTATCCCTCTCTTCGACGCCCCTCCGACAAACCCCCCTCGCTCCGGAAGAGTTGGATGTTTTTTCTCAAGATGAGGCGATCGCCAAACAATCTCTCCGGCTCCCGGAGCTCACCCGTCCCGTCAATATTTTGCTCCTAGGCACCAAAGTCCTCACCTCCGATGTAAATGATGAAAACAGTGAAGACCTTGGATATCATGCCCTCATAAATTCCTTTGAAGGGCTGTCGGATACCATGCTGCTGCTGCGATTTGACCCTGCGGCTCAGCGCCTCTCACTCCTGTCGATTCCCCGGGACACCCAAGTCAATATTCCTGGCTATGGCACATCAAAAGTTAACCATGCTAACGCCTACGGTGGGGCCGTTCTCGCCGCCAAAACCGTCAGTGAGACCCTCGGTGGGGTAGAAATTGACCGCTATATCCGGGTCAATGTCCAAGGCATCGGTAAACTAATTGATGCCCTGGGAGGCGTTACGGTGTATGTTCCCCAAGATATGCGCTACCAGGACGATAGCCAACGCCTCTATATCAACCTCCAAAAAGGAGAACAGCACCTAGACGGCGAAAGAGCCCTCCAATTTCTCCGCTTCCGTTACGACGAATTTGGCGATATTGGTCGGGTACAGCGTCAACAAAGTTTAATCCGGGCGGTGCTGGAACAGGGACTCACCCCCAGTAATTTGGTGCGTTTCCCCCAAATTATGTCTATTATCCAGTCCCACATCGATACCAATTTAAGCGTTCAGGAATTGATCGCCCTGGCAGGATTTGCCTCCCAGGTCAACCGCAGTGACATGCAAATGGTGATGTTGCCTGGAGAATTTAGTGGTGATGGCCGTGATGGCAATGTGAGCTATTGGTTACCCCACCGCAACAGCATTAGTCGGGTAATGGCCCAGCACTTCGAGCTCAGTACCAATTACACCGCCAGCAGAGACCTCCCCTCCCCCGGTAGTATACGTATTGCGATCCAAGACAGTACCGGCAATCCCCAAGCTGTGCGATCACTTTTAGAGCGTCTCAACGAGGCAGGTTATACGCGGGTTTCCATCGCCCGGGACTGGTCAGAACCTCTAGAAAATACCCGTATTGTCGCCCAGCGGGGGGATGACCTGACCGCTTCAGAAATGCGCGCAAGCCTTGGTTTCGGGGAGGTGCGGGTAGAGAGCACTGGAGTATTGAACTCTGACATCACCATTCAATTGGGTCGTGATTGGCTCATGTTGGCGAATAGTACCCCGAGCCGACCAACAACCTTCAATTAA
- a CDS encoding hypothetical protein (conserved hypothetical protein) codes for MKKSVLLALTCSFSAALIGATLTPGQAQSAQDLEGNYQRSENSSLYGNTDGFNPYNLIHMMRLGNRDPEQFQQSTNSSLDNAAANYRNQLQEYWRQRRQPEPATAETEATEMVNPTNGL; via the coding sequence ATGAAAAAATCTGTCCTACTTGCCCTCACCTGTAGCTTTAGTGCGGCCCTCATCGGCGCGACCCTTACCCCAGGCCAAGCCCAAAGCGCCCAAGATCTAGAGGGAAATTACCAACGCAGCGAAAACTCTTCTCTCTATGGCAACACAGATGGCTTTAATCCCTACAATCTGATCCACATGATGCGCTTAGGTAATCGCGATCCGGAGCAATTCCAACAGAGCACCAACTCAAGCCTGGATAATGCCGCGGCCAATTACCGTAACCAGTTGCAAGAATACTGGCGCCAGAGAAGACAGCCAGAACCGGCCACGGCGGAGACGGAAGCAACCGAGATGGTGAATCCCACCAATGGGCTTTAG